From one Streptomyces sp. ICC1 genomic stretch:
- a CDS encoding MMPL family transporter — translation MAAIARWCMRHRLVVVLLWSLALGGTAAAAVGAGTAFSNDYEVPGTESSKAHALLREGFHGQGGDSDTIVWRAPDHQSVRTPAVEERMARALDSIAALPGVGSVAGPYGTEPESAARISADGRTAYAVVTFDRQADSVPKSEAKAVVEAAKNPTTQADGLQVELGGRAIGLTEAPGAHLAEAIGVAIAAVVLFLAFGSLAASLLPIATALVSVGTAYFGITLLGHAMPVADFAPMLGTLVGLGVGIDYALFIVTRHRKGLQRGLPVEEAAENAVATTGRAVVFAGATVCIALLGMLVLRLNFLNGVAIAASLTVVLTVAASVTLLPALLSCIGARALSRRERRRLAAEGPRAESATGFAARWSAFVERHPKLLGILATAVMAVLALPMLSLHLGTSDQGNNPATSTTRKAYDLLADGFGPGTNGPLTVVARLEGAGDRLAVDRLADSLRTAGGVASAGPAVFNRSGETAVITVVPDSPPQSRATSDLVDTLREEVIPRAAQGSSMQVHVGGVTAGYDDFAAVIIGKLPLFVGVVIALGCLLLLLAFRSIGIPLKAAAMNVAAVASSFGVVVAVFQWGWGSEPMGLGSAGPIEPFLPVIMVSVLFGLSMDYQVFLVSRMYEEWLETGDNKRAVRVGLTETSRVINSAAVIMISVFLAFVLSGDRLIAMFGIALAVAVALDAFVLRTLLVPALMHMLGGANWWLPAWLDRRLPRISIEPPERRPRATLPAQRAGASAATSEDGNEPATASR, via the coding sequence TTGGCAGCAATCGCACGGTGGTGCATGCGGCACCGCCTCGTCGTCGTCCTGCTCTGGAGCCTCGCGCTCGGCGGGACCGCCGCGGCCGCGGTCGGCGCGGGAACGGCGTTCTCCAACGACTACGAGGTCCCCGGCACCGAGTCCAGCAAGGCGCACGCCCTGCTCCGCGAGGGCTTCCACGGCCAGGGCGGCGATTCCGACACCATCGTGTGGCGGGCCCCGGACCACCAGAGCGTGCGTACGCCCGCCGTCGAGGAGCGCATGGCGCGGGCGCTCGACTCGATAGCGGCCCTGCCCGGCGTCGGATCGGTCGCGGGCCCCTACGGCACCGAACCCGAGAGCGCCGCCCGGATCAGCGCCGACGGACGGACCGCCTACGCCGTGGTCACCTTCGACCGGCAGGCCGACTCGGTCCCCAAGTCCGAGGCGAAGGCCGTGGTGGAGGCCGCGAAGAACCCGACGACCCAGGCCGACGGCCTCCAGGTCGAGCTCGGCGGCCGCGCCATCGGCCTCACGGAGGCGCCCGGCGCGCACCTCGCCGAAGCCATCGGCGTGGCCATCGCCGCCGTCGTGCTCTTCCTGGCCTTCGGCTCGCTGGCCGCGAGCCTGCTGCCCATCGCGACCGCGTTGGTCAGCGTCGGCACCGCCTATTTCGGCATCACCCTCCTCGGGCACGCGATGCCGGTCGCCGACTTCGCCCCGATGCTGGGCACCCTGGTGGGCCTCGGCGTGGGCATCGACTACGCGCTGTTCATCGTCACCCGCCACCGCAAGGGCCTCCAGCGCGGACTCCCGGTCGAGGAGGCCGCCGAGAACGCCGTCGCCACCACCGGCCGGGCCGTCGTCTTCGCCGGGGCCACCGTCTGCATCGCGCTGCTCGGGATGCTCGTGCTGCGGCTGAACTTCCTCAACGGCGTCGCGATAGCCGCCTCCCTCACCGTGGTCCTGACCGTCGCCGCCTCGGTGACCCTGCTGCCCGCTCTCCTCTCCTGCATCGGCGCGCGGGCCCTCTCGCGCCGTGAGCGCCGCAGACTGGCCGCCGAGGGCCCGCGGGCCGAGTCCGCCACCGGCTTCGCCGCCCGCTGGTCCGCCTTCGTCGAGCGCCACCCCAAGCTGCTCGGCATCCTGGCCACGGCGGTCATGGCGGTGCTGGCGCTGCCCATGCTCTCGCTCCACCTGGGCACCTCCGACCAGGGCAACAACCCGGCCACCTCCACCACCCGCAAGGCGTACGACCTGCTCGCGGACGGCTTCGGCCCGGGAACGAACGGCCCGCTGACCGTGGTCGCCCGCCTCGAAGGCGCCGGCGACCGACTGGCCGTGGACCGGCTGGCCGATTCGCTCCGCACGGCCGGGGGCGTGGCCTCCGCCGGACCGGCCGTCTTCAACCGGAGCGGCGAAACGGCCGTCATCACCGTCGTGCCGGACTCCCCGCCGCAGTCCCGGGCCACGAGCGACCTGGTCGACACGCTGCGCGAGGAGGTCATCCCGCGCGCCGCGCAAGGCAGCTCCATGCAGGTCCACGTGGGCGGCGTGACCGCCGGCTACGACGACTTCGCCGCCGTCATCATCGGCAAACTGCCGCTCTTCGTCGGGGTGGTCATCGCGCTGGGCTGCCTCCTGCTGCTGCTGGCCTTCCGCTCCATCGGCATCCCGCTCAAGGCGGCCGCCATGAACGTCGCCGCCGTCGCCTCCTCCTTCGGAGTCGTCGTCGCGGTCTTCCAGTGGGGCTGGGGCAGCGAACCGATGGGCCTGGGCAGCGCCGGCCCCATCGAGCCCTTCCTGCCGGTGATCATGGTCTCGGTGCTCTTCGGACTGTCCATGGACTATCAGGTCTTCCTCGTCAGCCGGATGTACGAGGAGTGGCTGGAGACCGGGGACAACAAGCGGGCCGTGCGCGTCGGCCTCACCGAGACCAGCCGGGTGATCAACTCGGCGGCGGTCATCATGATCTCCGTCTTCCTGGCCTTCGTGCTCAGCGGCGACCGGCTCATCGCCATGTTCGGCATCGCGCTGGCCGTGGCCGTCGCTCTCGACGCCTTCGTCCTGCGCACCCTCCTGGTCCCGGCCCTCATGCACATGCTCGGCGGCGCCAACTGGTGGCTGCCGGCCTGGCTGGACCGCCGGCTGCCGCGCATCAGCATCGAACCCCCCGAACGCCGGCCCCGTGCGACACTTCCGGCACAGCGGGCCGGCGCCTCCGCAGCCACGAGCGAGGACGGCAACGAGCCCGCCACAGCATCCCGGTGA
- a CDS encoding GNAT family protein, giving the protein MFSTDLAEGAQLFPLEIRHAEELLAHMDRGREHIGRFVGLPDVVADLEGARSYLAAYAQKAATDTGRLYGIRVDGVLVGGVLFRTFDTASGTCEAGCWLEPAMVGRGLVTKACRTIIDWAFRERGMHRVEWHVASGNKKSIAAAERLGMTREGVLRENDLYRGARQDTEIWSVLAHEWPPAPTA; this is encoded by the coding sequence ATGTTCTCGACAGACCTCGCCGAAGGCGCCCAGCTGTTCCCGCTGGAGATCCGGCACGCCGAGGAGCTCCTGGCGCACATGGACCGCGGCCGGGAACACATCGGTCGGTTCGTCGGACTGCCGGACGTCGTCGCCGACCTCGAAGGGGCCCGGTCCTACCTGGCCGCCTACGCGCAGAAGGCGGCCACCGACACCGGGCGGCTCTACGGCATCCGGGTCGACGGCGTCCTCGTCGGCGGGGTCCTCTTCCGCACCTTCGACACCGCGAGCGGCACCTGCGAGGCCGGCTGCTGGCTGGAGCCCGCCATGGTCGGCCGCGGCCTGGTGACCAAGGCCTGCCGGACCATCATCGACTGGGCCTTCCGGGAGCGCGGCATGCACCGCGTCGAGTGGCACGTCGCCTCCGGCAACAAGAAGAGCATCGCCGCCGCCGAGCGCCTCGGAATGACCCGCGAGGGCGTCCTGCGGGAGAACGACCTCTACCGCGGCGCCCGCCAGGACACCGAGATCTGGTCGGTCCTCGCCCACGAGTGGCCCCCGGCCCCGACCGCGTAA
- a CDS encoding aldo/keto reductase: MERRSIGSGALTVGAVGLGCMPMSGAYAPARRRREDSLRTVHTALDLGANLLDTADLYGPYTNELLLGRVLRERRQDAFVSAKAGLRADGRHVVADGRPGYLRRACDASLRRLRTDVIDLYQLHRVDPEVPVEESWGALAELVGAGKVRALGFCALGAGTGPGAGRLGDRSYGATLRHLERAQQVFPVSAVQAELSVWSPQAARHLLPWCAARGVGFLAAMPLGSGFLTGTLTPGEGFEAQDVRARHPLFTAYAMAANQVLVAGLRRVARRHGPGVTAAQAALAWVLAQGPQVVPVPGTGQACWAAENARAAEVLLTAEDLAELSGLPDPVGAWD, encoded by the coding sequence GTGGAGCGCAGGTCGATCGGGTCGGGGGCGCTGACGGTGGGCGCCGTCGGACTCGGGTGCATGCCGATGAGCGGGGCGTACGCGCCTGCGCGCAGGCGGCGCGAGGACTCGTTGCGGACGGTGCACACGGCCCTGGACCTGGGCGCGAACCTGCTGGACACCGCCGACCTGTACGGCCCTTACACGAACGAGCTGCTGCTCGGGCGGGTGCTGCGGGAGCGCCGCCAGGACGCCTTCGTGTCCGCCAAGGCGGGGCTGCGGGCGGACGGGCGGCACGTGGTGGCGGACGGCCGGCCCGGGTACCTGCGGCGGGCCTGCGACGCCTCGCTGCGCAGGCTGCGCACCGACGTCATAGACCTGTACCAGCTGCACCGGGTGGACCCGGAGGTGCCGGTGGAGGAGTCGTGGGGCGCGCTGGCGGAGCTGGTGGGCGCGGGGAAGGTGCGGGCGCTCGGCTTCTGCGCGCTGGGCGCCGGGACCGGGCCGGGCGCGGGGCGGCTCGGGGACCGGTCGTACGGGGCGACCCTGCGGCATCTGGAACGGGCGCAGCAGGTGTTCCCGGTGAGCGCGGTGCAGGCGGAGCTGTCGGTGTGGTCGCCGCAGGCGGCGCGGCACCTGCTGCCGTGGTGCGCGGCGCGCGGGGTGGGGTTCTTGGCTGCGATGCCGCTGGGGAGCGGGTTCCTGACCGGGACGCTGACCCCGGGCGAGGGGTTCGAGGCGCAGGACGTGCGGGCCCGCCATCCGCTGTTCACGGCGTACGCGATGGCGGCGAACCAGGTGCTGGTGGCGGGGCTGCGGCGGGTGGCCCGGCGGCACGGGCCCGGGGTCACGGCCGCGCAGGCGGCACTGGCGTGGGTGCTGGCACAGGGTCCGCAGGTGGTTCCGGTGCCCGGAACCGGGCAGGCGTGCTGGGCGGCGGAGAACGCGCGGGCGGCGGAGGTCCTGCTGACCGCGGAGGACCTGGCCGAGCTGTCGGGACTGCCGGACCCGGTGGGGGCCTGGGACTGA
- a CDS encoding signal peptidase I, which produces MYTGKAGPDAAVDRGWLLGHFKEPGDPRHSEDVEIKWGVHPKGDERARWVRGESRTALQVLISGRFRLEFPGRSIVLAEQGDYVVWGRGVDHSWYAEEDSVVLTVRWPSLPGYRTEDQSGRTSAPNPV; this is translated from the coding sequence GTGTACACCGGCAAGGCCGGACCCGACGCCGCCGTGGACCGGGGCTGGCTGCTCGGCCACTTCAAGGAGCCCGGCGATCCGCGCCACAGCGAGGACGTGGAGATCAAGTGGGGCGTGCACCCCAAGGGTGACGAGCGGGCGCGGTGGGTGCGCGGCGAGTCCCGCACGGCGCTGCAGGTGCTGATCAGCGGCCGGTTCCGGCTGGAGTTCCCCGGCCGCAGCATCGTGCTCGCCGAACAGGGCGACTACGTCGTGTGGGGACGCGGCGTGGACCACTCCTGGTACGCGGAGGAGGACTCCGTGGTGCTCACCGTGCGCTGGCCCTCGCTGCCCGGCTACCGGACCGAGGACCAGTCCGGCCGGACCTCCGCTCCGAACCCCGTGTGA
- a CDS encoding helix-turn-helix transcriptional regulator, producing the protein MLGGVETRSVSPVFVGRADELAVLTDALTRATGGQEPQALLVGGEAGVGKTRLTEEFLCEADRRGAVVAVGGCVEIGAEGLPFAPFSTALRTLHRLLPAELAAAAAGQEDELARILPELGETPRGPHDEESTARLFELTARMLERLAADRTVVLVLEDLHWADTSTRHLLSYLFRALGSGRLVLVATYRADDVHRRHPLRPLLAELDRLRTVQRIEVARFNRAEVRRQLAGILASQPDEDFVESVFDRSDGNAFFVEELVASRSSGCVTGLTESLRDLLLVRVEVLPDASQRVVRIVAEGGSTVEYGLLRAVTGLTEDELIEALRAAVGANILLPTSDGDGYRFRHSLVREAVSDDLLPGERARVNRRYAEALEADDSLARAEERVIRLANYWYYANDAVRALPAVLAASVAARRRHAYAEQLRLLERAMDLWEGVPEEVRRELRPADYTEVYPPCGCDPATTPLQRLDLLAEATVAARFGGERERALKITKIALRSLDDGHDPLRAAWFWTERSRLVASLARGDGWEELATAQELVRGLPPSQVHAEVLVRAASWGMLHDPGPDNLAAAERAVEYARKVGAEETELNARITVGTLLTDAGEAERGLAELYAVKDRAAELGLGVLTGRAHVNLTSQLESMGRSREAVELAEQGAELVKKSQLMDSEAWVRGNLAESLYSLGRWEEAAKEARLTMSLVSSAAPRAAAAARLSYLALARGEITEAAGQLTAARAHFGAHDGQPQHRIPMFRLGIGVAAGEGRIADVRTQVGEAVADGFPLGHHRYAWPLLLAAATAEADARGLPSAEAGRDQALAVLAAAARALEAPVPVWAAHAEFLRAELLRAEDRDTVADWTGVEESVRPLERPYLLARARHRLVEALLAAGGDREAAAGLLREAHTTAEQLGARRLREDLALLARRARLPLTPVHTAKDAPPPEVDPVEALGLTSRERDVLRLVAAGHTNRQIAEELFISPKTASVHVSNILAKLGVAGRGEAAALAHRLRLFGPPAPKAAHATR; encoded by the coding sequence ATGCTCGGCGGCGTGGAAACCAGATCTGTCAGCCCGGTGTTCGTCGGCCGAGCCGACGAACTGGCCGTACTCACCGACGCCCTGACGCGCGCCACCGGCGGCCAAGAGCCGCAGGCACTGCTCGTCGGCGGCGAGGCCGGGGTCGGCAAGACCCGCCTCACCGAGGAGTTCCTCTGCGAGGCCGACCGCCGCGGCGCGGTCGTCGCCGTCGGAGGCTGTGTGGAGATCGGGGCGGAGGGCCTTCCCTTCGCCCCGTTTTCGACCGCCCTGCGCACCCTGCACCGGCTGCTCCCCGCCGAACTTGCCGCAGCGGCCGCCGGCCAGGAGGACGAGCTCGCCCGCATCCTCCCCGAACTCGGCGAGACCCCGCGCGGCCCCCACGACGAGGAGAGCACCGCCCGGCTCTTCGAGCTGACGGCCCGGATGCTGGAGCGGCTCGCCGCCGACCGCACCGTCGTCCTCGTCCTGGAAGACCTGCACTGGGCGGACACCTCCACCAGGCACCTGCTCTCGTACCTCTTCAGGGCGCTGGGCAGCGGCCGGCTCGTCCTGGTCGCCACCTACCGCGCCGACGACGTCCACCGCCGCCACCCGCTGCGCCCGCTCCTCGCCGAGCTGGACCGGCTGCGCACCGTCCAGCGCATCGAGGTGGCCCGCTTCAACCGCGCCGAGGTCCGCCGCCAGCTCGCCGGCATCCTCGCCTCCCAGCCCGACGAGGACTTCGTCGAATCGGTCTTCGACCGCTCCGACGGCAACGCCTTCTTCGTCGAGGAACTCGTCGCCTCCCGCTCCAGCGGCTGCGTCACCGGCCTCACCGAATCCCTGCGCGACCTCCTCCTCGTGCGCGTCGAAGTCCTCCCGGACGCCTCGCAGCGCGTCGTGCGCATCGTCGCCGAAGGCGGCTCCACGGTGGAGTACGGGCTGCTGCGCGCCGTCACCGGGCTCACCGAGGACGAGCTGATCGAAGCCCTGCGCGCGGCGGTCGGCGCCAACATCCTCCTCCCCACCTCCGACGGCGACGGCTACCGCTTCCGCCACTCCCTGGTCCGCGAGGCCGTCTCCGACGACCTGCTGCCCGGCGAGCGCGCCCGGGTCAACCGCCGCTACGCCGAGGCACTGGAGGCCGACGACTCGCTGGCCCGCGCCGAGGAGCGCGTCATCCGGCTCGCCAACTACTGGTACTACGCCAACGACGCCGTCAGGGCACTGCCCGCCGTCCTCGCCGCCTCGGTGGCCGCCCGCCGCCGGCACGCCTACGCCGAGCAGCTGCGCCTGCTGGAGCGGGCCATGGACCTGTGGGAGGGCGTACCGGAGGAGGTGCGCCGCGAACTGCGCCCGGCGGACTACACCGAGGTGTACCCGCCCTGCGGCTGCGACCCCGCGACCACCCCGCTGCAGCGCCTGGACCTGCTGGCCGAGGCCACCGTCGCGGCCCGCTTCGGCGGCGAACGCGAACGCGCCCTGAAGATCACCAAGATCGCGCTGCGCTCCCTCGACGACGGCCACGACCCGCTGCGCGCCGCCTGGTTCTGGACCGAGCGCTCCCGGCTCGTCGCCAGCCTCGCCCGCGGCGACGGCTGGGAGGAGCTCGCCACGGCACAGGAGCTCGTCCGCGGGCTGCCCCCGTCCCAGGTGCACGCCGAGGTCCTCGTCCGGGCCGCGAGCTGGGGCATGCTCCACGACCCGGGCCCCGACAACCTCGCCGCCGCCGAACGCGCCGTGGAGTACGCGCGGAAGGTCGGCGCCGAGGAGACGGAACTCAACGCCCGGATCACCGTCGGCACCCTGCTCACCGACGCCGGGGAAGCCGAGCGCGGTCTCGCCGAGCTGTACGCGGTCAAGGACCGGGCCGCCGAACTCGGCCTCGGCGTTCTGACGGGACGCGCTCATGTGAACCTCACCTCTCAGTTGGAAAGCATGGGCCGGTCCCGCGAAGCCGTGGAACTGGCAGAACAAGGTGCCGAACTGGTCAAGAAGTCCCAGCTGATGGACTCCGAGGCCTGGGTCCGCGGGAACCTGGCCGAGAGCCTCTACAGCCTCGGCCGCTGGGAGGAGGCCGCGAAGGAGGCCCGGCTCACCATGAGCCTCGTCAGCAGCGCCGCCCCGCGCGCCGCTGCCGCCGCACGCCTCTCCTACCTGGCCCTGGCCCGCGGCGAGATCACCGAGGCCGCCGGCCAGCTCACCGCCGCCCGCGCCCACTTCGGAGCGCACGACGGCCAGCCCCAGCACCGGATCCCGATGTTCCGCCTCGGGATCGGCGTGGCCGCGGGGGAGGGCCGGATCGCCGACGTCCGCACCCAGGTCGGCGAGGCAGTCGCCGACGGCTTCCCGCTCGGCCACCACCGCTACGCCTGGCCGCTGCTGCTCGCCGCCGCCACGGCCGAGGCCGACGCCCGGGGCCTGCCGTCCGCCGAAGCCGGCCGGGACCAGGCGCTCGCCGTCCTCGCCGCCGCCGCCCGCGCCCTGGAGGCCCCGGTCCCGGTGTGGGCCGCCCACGCCGAGTTCCTCCGGGCCGAGCTGCTGCGCGCCGAGGACCGGGACACCGTCGCCGACTGGACGGGCGTCGAGGAGTCGGTCCGCCCCTTGGAGCGCCCGTACCTGCTGGCCAGGGCCAGGCACCGGCTCGTGGAGGCCCTGCTCGCCGCCGGCGGCGACCGGGAGGCCGCGGCCGGGCTGCTCCGCGAGGCCCACACGACGGCGGAACAGCTCGGCGCCCGCCGGCTCCGCGAGGACCTGGCCCTGCTCGCCCGGCGCGCCCGGCTCCCGCTCACCCCCGTGCACACCGCCAAGGACGCTCCGCCGCCCGAAGTCGACCCCGTCGAGGCGCTGGGCCTGACCAGCCGCGAACGCGACGTGCTGCGCCTGGTCGCGGCGGGCCACACCAACCGCCAGATCGCCGAGGAGCTCTTCATCTCCCCGAAGACGGCAAGCGTGCACGTCTCGAACATCCTGGCGAAGCTGGGTGTCGCGGGCCGCGGCGAGGCGGCCGCCCTGGCCCACCGGCTACGGCTCTTCGGCCCGCCCGCCCCGAAGGCGGCCCACGCGACGCGCTAG
- a CDS encoding 2-hydroxyacid dehydrogenase: MTAEIPETLDVWLPFPAEEIEGLPDAFRYRLWDGEEAFPADPAACVFYVTPYMKSPAVTLRPLPAMERLRVVQTLTAGIDHVLGGLGDLGPGVRLCNARGVHEASTAELALTLTLASLRGIPGMVRGQDREEWRFGFYEALADKSVLIIGYGAIGSAIEDRLAPFECERITRVARTARTTARGPVHALADLPQLLPLADVVILSTPLTEQTRGLADAEFLRRMKDGALLVNVARGPVVDTKSLLAEAESGRLRAALDVTDPEPLPSGHPLWHAPGVLITPHVGGSSSAFEPRAKRLVARQLRRFAAGSPVENTVLITE, encoded by the coding sequence ATGACTGCAGAGATTCCCGAGACCCTCGACGTATGGCTCCCCTTCCCCGCCGAGGAGATCGAGGGGCTGCCCGATGCCTTCCGCTACCGCCTCTGGGACGGCGAGGAGGCCTTCCCGGCCGATCCGGCCGCCTGCGTCTTCTACGTCACGCCGTACATGAAGTCCCCGGCCGTCACCCTGCGCCCGCTGCCCGCGATGGAGCGCCTGCGGGTCGTGCAGACCCTCACCGCCGGCATCGACCACGTCCTGGGCGGCCTCGGGGACCTCGGCCCCGGCGTACGGCTGTGCAACGCCCGCGGCGTCCACGAGGCGTCCACCGCCGAACTGGCGCTCACCTTGACCCTGGCCTCCCTGCGCGGGATCCCCGGCATGGTGCGCGGCCAGGACCGCGAGGAGTGGCGCTTCGGGTTCTACGAGGCCCTCGCGGACAAGTCCGTGCTGATCATCGGCTACGGGGCGATCGGCTCGGCCATCGAGGACCGCCTCGCGCCCTTCGAGTGCGAGCGGATCACCAGGGTCGCGCGGACGGCGCGCACGACGGCGCGCGGGCCGGTGCACGCCCTCGCCGACCTGCCCCAACTGCTGCCCCTGGCCGACGTGGTGATCCTCTCCACCCCGCTCACCGAACAGACGCGGGGACTGGCGGACGCGGAGTTCCTGCGCCGCATGAAGGACGGGGCGCTGCTGGTGAACGTGGCCCGCGGCCCCGTCGTCGACACCAAGTCGCTCCTGGCGGAGGCGGAGTCGGGCCGGCTGCGCGCCGCGCTGGACGTCACCGACCCGGAACCGCTGCCTTCAGGCCATCCGCTCTGGCATGCTCCGGGTGTCCTGATCACCCCCCATGTGGGCGGCAGCAGCTCGGCGTTCGAGCCCCGGGCCAAGCGCCTGGTGGCCCGCCAGCTCCGCCGCTTCGCCGCCGGATCGCCCGTGGAGAACACGGTGTTGATCACGGAGTGA
- a CDS encoding ROK family protein, with the protein MSRQTTALLRAGLLRELRELPEPAGPAAAPAAKGPGGPGGPGGPGEPGGPGGPGRPRIPLDLHTGPVGGPLAAGLHIGVPASTFSLVDLRGRVLVRRAFPHAGQSPDRLPELIATELDRFLREFRTDRPLLGLGAALGGWVRPGDGTVVRHDALGWRDVPLAAGLRDRLGLPVSVDNHARAIAHAEILFGRPEARSSLLHLFIGNVVDAAFGIEGTVHQGPGAAAGDVAHLPVPGSPTPCACGRTGCLQPSASDTVLGAEAVRRGTVPDPSVNLLVDAAATGDPRADRLLRERARTVGRAAALLLDVFNPAVMVVSELSAILHDGYLDEIREAAGDPDRYGRRIVAPHAGPAVLPVASATVLLAPLFRDPSRLT; encoded by the coding sequence GTGTCACGGCAGACCACCGCCCTGCTGCGGGCCGGCCTGCTCCGGGAACTGCGCGAACTCCCCGAACCGGCCGGCCCCGCCGCCGCCCCGGCCGCCAAGGGTCCCGGCGGCCCCGGCGGCCCCGGAGGTCCCGGTGAGCCCGGCGGTCCCGGCGGTCCCGGCCGGCCCCGGATCCCCCTCGACCTCCACACCGGCCCCGTCGGCGGCCCCCTCGCCGCCGGCCTGCACATCGGCGTGCCCGCCTCCACCTTCAGCCTCGTCGACCTCCGCGGCCGCGTCCTCGTCCGCCGGGCCTTCCCGCACGCCGGGCAGTCGCCCGACCGGCTCCCCGAGCTCATCGCCACCGAACTCGACCGCTTCCTGCGCGAGTTCAGGACCGACCGGCCCCTCCTCGGCCTCGGTGCGGCCCTCGGCGGCTGGGTCCGCCCCGGCGACGGCACCGTCGTCCGCCACGACGCGCTCGGCTGGCGCGACGTCCCCCTCGCGGCCGGGCTCCGCGACCGCCTCGGCCTGCCCGTCTCCGTCGACAACCACGCCCGCGCCATCGCCCACGCCGAGATCCTCTTCGGCCGCCCCGAGGCCCGCTCCAGCCTCCTCCACCTCTTCATCGGCAACGTCGTCGATGCCGCCTTCGGCATCGAGGGCACCGTGCACCAGGGCCCCGGCGCCGCCGCCGGCGACGTCGCACACCTGCCCGTCCCCGGTTCGCCCACCCCCTGCGCGTGCGGCCGTACGGGTTGTCTCCAGCCGAGCGCCTCCGACACGGTCCTCGGCGCCGAGGCCGTGCGCCGCGGGACCGTCCCGGACCCCTCCGTCAACCTCCTCGTCGACGCGGCCGCCACCGGCGACCCCCGCGCCGACCGGCTGCTGCGCGAACGCGCCCGTACCGTCGGCCGGGCCGCCGCCCTGCTCCTCGACGTGTTCAACCCGGCCGTCATGGTGGTCAGCGAGCTCTCCGCGATCCTGCACGACGGCTACCTCGACGAGATCCGCGAGGCGGCCGGCGACCCCGACCGCTACGGGCGGCGGATCGTCGCCCCGCACGCGGGGCCCGCCGTACTCCCGGTAGCCTCCGCGACCGTCCTGCTCGCCCCGCTCTTCCGTGACCCCTCCCGTCTCACATGA
- a CDS encoding PQQ-dependent sugar dehydrogenase: MRYERNQDRERGQERSQDRVQDWGQERGQDWGQDWGQDQVRGPAPGRAGARGVLAAFALAGCGALLAAGCSPPGGAGARPGGSSPDAASPAPAASGGASASPSEAGPPAKGGVTVTGVAAKGLESPWGVAPLPDGNLLIASRDKGTISRVDVGTGEVTQVGKVPGVAPAGEGGLLGLALSPSFASDRMVYAYFTTESDNRIARLRYDDKRPVGEQLGAPDTVFRGIPKGMIHNGGRIAFGPDKMLYAGTGEAGDTGLAQDKESLGGKILRMTPDGQPVHGNPEADSVVYSSGHRNVQGLAWDKDKRLWAAEFGQNTWDELNLIEPGANYGWPEAEGKAGKPGMRDPVAVWKTEQASPSGIAWAQGSVWMAGLRGQRLWRIPLAGANPVAEPEAFLEGEYGRLRTVVALGGDKLLLVTSETDGRGSPESGDDRILTLTVR; this comes from the coding sequence ATGCGATACGAACGGAATCAGGACCGGGAGCGGGGCCAGGAGCGGAGCCAGGACCGGGTCCAGGACTGGGGCCAGGAGCGGGGCCAGGACTGGGGCCAGGACTGGGGCCAGGACCAGGTGCGCGGCCCGGCGCCGGGTCGGGCCGGGGCGCGCGGAGTGCTGGCGGCCTTCGCCCTGGCCGGGTGCGGGGCGCTGTTGGCGGCGGGGTGCTCGCCGCCGGGCGGCGCCGGGGCCCGGCCGGGAGGCTCGTCACCGGATGCGGCCTCCCCCGCGCCGGCGGCCTCCGGCGGGGCGTCCGCCTCCCCCTCGGAGGCCGGCCCGCCGGCCAAGGGCGGGGTGACGGTGACGGGCGTGGCCGCCAAGGGCCTGGAGTCCCCGTGGGGGGTGGCTCCGCTGCCCGACGGGAACCTGCTGATCGCCTCGCGGGACAAGGGGACGATCAGCCGGGTCGATGTGGGCACGGGCGAGGTGACCCAGGTCGGCAAGGTGCCCGGGGTGGCCCCGGCCGGCGAGGGCGGGCTGCTGGGCCTGGCCCTGTCCCCTTCCTTCGCCTCGGACCGCATGGTGTACGCGTACTTCACGACCGAGTCCGACAACCGCATCGCCCGGCTCCGGTATGACGACAAGAGACCGGTCGGAGAGCAGTTGGGCGCACCCGACACGGTGTTCCGGGGAATCCCCAAGGGGATGATCCACAACGGCGGGCGGATCGCCTTCGGCCCGGACAAGATGCTCTACGCCGGGACGGGCGAGGCCGGGGACACCGGGCTGGCCCAGGACAAGGAGTCGCTGGGCGGCAAGATCCTGCGGATGACCCCGGACGGACAGCCGGTGCACGGCAATCCGGAGGCCGATTCGGTCGTCTACTCCTCCGGGCACCGCAATGTGCAGGGGCTCGCCTGGGACAAGGACAAACGGCTGTGGGCGGCCGAGTTCGGCCAGAACACCTGGGACGAGCTGAATCTGATCGAGCCCGGGGCGAACTACGGCTGGCCGGAGGCCGAGGGCAAGGCCGGAAAGCCGGGGATGCGCGATCCGGTGGCGGTGTGGAAGACCGAGCAGGCCTCGCCGAGCGGGATCGCCTGGGCGCAGGGCTCGGTCTGGATGGCCGGGCTCAGGGGGCAGCGGCTCTGGCGGATTCCGCTGGCCGGGGCGAACCCGGTGGCGGAGCCCGAGGCCTTCCTGGAGGGTGAGTACGGCCGCCTGCGGACCGTGGTGGCCCTGGGCGGGGACAAGCTGCTGCTGGTCACGAGCGAGACGGACGGGCGCGGGTCGCCGGAATCGGGCGACGACAGGATCCTGACACTGACGGTGCGATGA
- a CDS encoding DUF6191 domain-containing protein — translation MFNMIEEIFSPGRKHADDEKKRLELSRVDVNDGDPGKGPIDLDSGTVLIRPKEHPEEHPGL, via the coding sequence ATGTTCAACATGATCGAGGAGATTTTCAGCCCGGGACGCAAGCACGCGGACGACGAGAAGAAGCGGCTGGAGCTCTCCCGGGTCGACGTGAATGACGGCGACCCGGGAAAGGGTCCGATAGATCTGGACTCCGGCACCGTGCTCATACGCCCCAAGGAGCACCCGGAGGAGCACCCGGGGCTCTAG